A single region of the Chryseobacterium sp. 6424 genome encodes:
- a CDS encoding DUF3817 domain-containing protein, whose protein sequence is MNVIDNFFAKYPEEKIIRWFRQVCKAEAISWFFLFTAMIWIRYDREGLLPTIYIIIMGNIHGLFFTLYLLMVLPARKIFKWDDEDFVFALIAAFFPFATIWIDKKLARFDRQ, encoded by the coding sequence GAAGAGAAAATCATCCGTTGGTTCCGGCAAGTCTGTAAGGCCGAAGCCATCTCTTGGTTTTTCCTTTTTACGGCGATGATCTGGATTCGCTATGACCGCGAAGGGCTGTTGCCCACCATTTATATCATCATCATGGGGAATATCCATGGATTGTTCTTCACGCTTTACCTGCTGATGGTGCTACCCGCAAGAAAGATCTTTAAGTGGGATGACGAGGATTTCGTATTCGCGCTTATTGCGGCTTTTTTCCCTTTTGCTACAATTTGGATCGATAAAAAGCTTGCGCGGTTCGATAGGCAATGA